A region from the Rosa rugosa chromosome 6, drRosRugo1.1, whole genome shotgun sequence genome encodes:
- the LOC133717592 gene encoding laccase-6 — MVNFSTSFPLWLSLLLIHGYNVLVMAQCPSGGPTRFYDFKVQTTRVAKLCTSKDMVTINGMFPGPVIYAQEDDRIIVKVTNETPYNTTIHWHGVRQKLSCWFDGPSYITQCPIQAGQSFTYNFTMVKQKGTFFWHSHVSWLRATVYGALVVYPKTGVPYPFKVPHEERILILGEYWLQDVVQLEHDTVASGGPPTPANAFTINGHPGPNYNCSNNDVYQIDVVSGKTYMLRLVHAGLNVESFFAIANHNLTIVEADAEYTKPFTTDRVMLGPGQTMVVLVTADQPQGKYSMAMGPYMSAKGVKFQNISSIAYFQYLGAVPNSFTLPAKLPSFNDNLAVKTVMDGLRSLTAPVNVPRKIDSELFITIGLNVQKCHSKTPKENCQGLNNGVMAASMNNISFVKPKVSVLEAYYKRINGYFTEDFPGVPKKFYDFVNGAPNSIPNNTEAILNGTRTLVLEYGTRVQLILQDTGTVTTENHPIHLHGYSFYVVGYGTGNYNPQNASFNLVDPPYMNTIGVPVGGWAAIRFVADNPGVWFMHCHLDIHQSWGLGTVLVVKNGKGKLESLPHPPADLPQC, encoded by the exons ATGGTGAACTTTTCCACTTCATTTCCTCTATGGCTAAGTTTATTGTTGATCCATGGTTACAATGTGCTTGTTATGGCACAATGCCCTAGTGGAGGACCAACCAGGTTTTATGATTTCAAG GTACAAACCACAAGAGTTGCTAAACTTTGCACCAGCAAAGATATGGTGACTATCAATGGAATGTTCCCAGGGCCGGTTATTTATGCTCAAGAAGATGATAGAATCATTGTCAAAGTAACCAATGAGACACCTTACAATACCACAATTCACTG GCATGGTGTGAGGCAAAAGCTGTCATGCTGGTTTGATGGACCTTCATACATCACGCAATGTCCGATTCAAGCTGGCCAGAGTTTTACATATAATTTTACAATGGTGAAGCAGAAAGGCACCTTTTTCTGGCATTCTCATGTTTCATGGCTAAGGGCAACCGTCTATGGTGCCCTCGTAGTTTATCCCAAAACCGGGGTTCCTTACCCATTCAAAGTGCCTCATGAAGAACGTATCTTAATACTAG GGGAGTACTGGCTTCAAGATGTTGTACAGCTTGAGCATGACACCGTAGCAAGCGGAGGACCTCCTACACCTGCAAATGCCTTTACAATCAATGGCCACCCAGGCCCCAATTACAACTGCTCCAACAATG ATGTATATCAAATTGATGTGGTATCTGGGAAGACATACATGCTAAGGCTAGTACATGCAGGCTTAAATGTAGAGAGTTTCTTTGCCATTGCCAATCACAACCTGACCATTGTTGAAGCTGATGCAGAGTACACAAAGCCGTTCACCACAGACCGTGTGATGCTCGGACCAGGCCAGACTATGGTAGTCCTGGTCACCGCCGATCAGCCCCAAGGAAAATACTCCATGGCCATGGGACCTTACATGTCAGCAAAGGGTGTTAAGTTCCAAAACATTTCATCCATTGCTTACTTTCAATACTTGGGGGCTGTACCTAATAGCTTCACTTTACCTGCTAAGCTACCCAGCTTTAATGATAATCTTGCCGTTAAGACGGTAATGGATGGATTAAGGAGCCTAACTGCACCTGTTAATGTCCCCAGAAAGATTGACAGTGAGCTATTTATCACCATTGGGTTAAATGTTCAAAAGTGTCACTCCAAGACACCCAAGGAAAATTGCCAAGGCCTTAACAATGGGGTTATGGCAGCATCAATGAACAATATAAGTTTTGTGAAGCCTAAAGTTTCAGTCCTGGAAGCTTATTATAAGAGGATAAATGGGTATTTCACTGAGGACTTCCCTGGGGTACCCAAGAAGTTTTATGACTTTGTTAATGGAGCACCTAATAGTATTCCTAATAATACAGAGGCAATATTGAATGGGACTAGAACCTTGGTCCTTGAATATGGTACTAGAGTGCAACTGATTTTGCAGGACACTGGGACTGTCACTACTGAGAACCACCCAATTCATCTTCATGGCTATAGCTTCTATGTAGTTGGGTATGGTACTGGGAACTACAATCCCCAAAATGCAAGCTTCAACTTGGTGGATCCACCCTATATGAACACCATTGGAGTTCCAGTTGGTGGATGGGCTGCTATTCGTTTCGTCGCTGACAATCCTG GGGTTTGGTTTATGCATTGTCATTTGGACATACACCAGTCATGGGGATTAGGAACAGTGCTTGTTGTAAAGAATGGAAAAGGAAAGCTTGAATCACTTCCTCACCCTCCTGCAGACCTGCCTCAATGCTAG
- the LOC133715512 gene encoding pyridoxine/pyridoxamine 5'-phosphate oxidase 2 isoform X1 — MGTVTAPAPWKQLLLTALESNAHLRHSSYFQLATIGSNGRPSNRTVVFRGFQEDSDKIQINTDCRTRKIEELKHCPFAEICWYFTDSWEQFRINGTVDIIDGSNSDPIKLQQREKSWFSGSLRSRLQYLGPSPGLPNLSEQPSNEVSLDPSTGPVGAFCLLVLDPHQVDYLNLKSNQRLSFTSTPSPNGEKSWTSERVNP, encoded by the exons ATGGGAACAGTAACAGCACCAGCGCCATGGAAGCAGCTTCTTCTCACTGCCTTGGAATCCAATGCCCACCTCAGGCACTCTTCCTACTTTCAACTC GCAACGATTGGTTCTAATGGCAGACCTTCAAATCGGACGGTGGTTTTCAG GGGATTTCAAGAGGACAGTGATAAGATTCAGATAAACACGGATTGCAGAACTCGTAAG ATTGAGGAGCTTAAGCATTGTCCTTTTGCTGAG ATATGTTGGTACTTCACTGACTCTTGGGAGCAATTTCGGATCAATGGAACAGTTGATATTATTGATGGATCCAATTCTGATCCCATAAAACTTCAG CAAAGAGAAAAATCTTGGTTTTCCGGTTCTTTGAGATCAAGACTGCAGTATTTGGGACCGAGTCCAGGTCTTCCTAATCTAAGTGAACAACCATCCAATGAAGTCTCTCTAGATCCTTCTACAGGCCCGGTTGGGGCATTTTGTTTGCTTGTTCTAGATCCACATCAG GTCGATTACTTGAATCTGAAGAGTAACCAGAGGCTGTCATTCACATCCACTCCAAGTCCCAATGGAGAAAAGAGCTGGACTTCAGAAAGGGTTAATCCTTAA
- the LOC133715512 gene encoding pyridoxine/pyridoxamine 5'-phosphate oxidase 2 isoform X2: MGTVTAPAPWKQLLLTALESNAHLRHSSYFQLATIGSNGRPSNRTVVFRGFQEDSDKIQINTDCRTRKIEELKHCPFAEQREKSWFSGSLRSRLQYLGPSPGLPNLSEQPSNEVSLDPSTGPVGAFCLLVLDPHQVDYLNLKSNQRLSFTSTPSPNGEKSWTSERVNP, encoded by the exons ATGGGAACAGTAACAGCACCAGCGCCATGGAAGCAGCTTCTTCTCACTGCCTTGGAATCCAATGCCCACCTCAGGCACTCTTCCTACTTTCAACTC GCAACGATTGGTTCTAATGGCAGACCTTCAAATCGGACGGTGGTTTTCAG GGGATTTCAAGAGGACAGTGATAAGATTCAGATAAACACGGATTGCAGAACTCGTAAG ATTGAGGAGCTTAAGCATTGTCCTTTTGCTGAG CAAAGAGAAAAATCTTGGTTTTCCGGTTCTTTGAGATCAAGACTGCAGTATTTGGGACCGAGTCCAGGTCTTCCTAATCTAAGTGAACAACCATCCAATGAAGTCTCTCTAGATCCTTCTACAGGCCCGGTTGGGGCATTTTGTTTGCTTGTTCTAGATCCACATCAG GTCGATTACTTGAATCTGAAGAGTAACCAGAGGCTGTCATTCACATCCACTCCAAGTCCCAATGGAGAAAAGAGCTGGACTTCAGAAAGGGTTAATCCTTAA